ACGGCCGGCGGCCCTCGTCGGTCGTGTTCCTCTCCGAGGTGGACGAGGACCTGTCCCGCCGCGACTTCACCGTGAACGCGCTCGCGTACGACCCCCTCGGCGGCGAGCTGCGCGATCCGTTCGGCGGCCAGGACGACCTGCGCCGGCGGCGCCTGCGCGCCGTCGGCGACCCGGCCGCGCGCTTCGCGGAGGACGGGCTCCGGCCGCTGCGCGCGGCCCGCTTCGCGGCGCAGCTCGGGTTCGCGCTCGATCCCGCCACCCGGCGCGCCATCCGCCCGGCGCTGGCGGTCACCGCCAAGGTCTCCGCGGAGCGGGTGATGGCGGAGCTCTCGAAGCTCCTGCTGGCGGCCCACCCGGCGGCCGGGCTCGCGCTCCTAGACGCGACCGGCCTGCTCGAGGTGGTGCTGCCCGAGCTCGCGGTCCGCCCCCCCGCCGCGCGCCGCCACGCCTACGAGGTCGTGCGGCGCGCCCCCCGCGAGCTGCCGCTCCGCCTCGCGGCGCTGCTGCACGTCCTGCCGCGCGGCGGCGATCCGGCCGGCGGCGCCGAGGCCGCGGCGCGCGCGCGCCAGCTCCTCGTCCGGATGCGCTTCCCGGGCGCGGTGGCGGAGCTCGCGGCGGCGCTCGCCGCCGCCCAGGGGTGCGTGCTCGCGGCGCCGAGGCCGGCCGCCCCCCGCTCGCCGGCCGAGGTGCGCCGGTTCGTCGCAGGCGTGGGGCGGGAGCGCCTGGCGCCGCTCCTCGCCCTGTGGGAGGCCGACGCCTCGGCCGCCCGCCCGCCCGCTCGCTCGCGGAGGGAGCTGGCGACGCTCCGCGCGCTCCGAGCCCGGATCGCGCGCGTGGAGCGGACGCGCCCCCCGCTCACCTCGGCCGAGCTCGCCCTGGACGGCCGCGCGGTCATGGAGGCGCTGGGCCTCGCGCCGGGGCGCGAGGTGGGCGAGGCGCTGCGGCATCTGCTCGAGCGCGCGCTGGAGGACCCGGGCCTGAATACGGCCGAGGCGCTCACGTCCGAGCTGCGGACCTGGTGGGCGAGGCGGCCCGGCCGGGCAGCGCCCGGCGCCCCAGGGTGAGCGGCGGGCGAGCCCGGCGCGCCTCCTTATACTTGGCGCGAGGCGAGCCGATGGCGCAGCAACTCCGGAAGGGTGACGAGCTCGGGGACGGCGAGGCGGTGGAGCGCGACCGGCGCCGGTCCGCGTTCATGAAGGAACTGGCGCACGAGCTCGCGACCCCCCTCACGCCGCTCGCCGGTTACCTGAAGCTCCTCCAGGGAGGGCGGCTGGGCGACCTCTCGCCGGCGCAGCGCAAGGCGATCG
This Anaeromyxobacter diazotrophicus DNA region includes the following protein-coding sequences:
- a CDS encoding CCA tRNA nucleotidyltransferase, producing the protein MTRRPSRVPAALRRARFAPAVLEVLRRLDAAGHRSWLVGGAVRDLLLRRRRLDPADLDVATPARPEQVSALFEKVIPTGVEHGTVTVLGPGGVPVEVTTFRGEGAYLDGRRPSSVVFLSEVDEDLSRRDFTVNALAYDPLGGELRDPFGGQDDLRRRRLRAVGDPAARFAEDGLRPLRAARFAAQLGFALDPATRRAIRPALAVTAKVSAERVMAELSKLLLAAHPAAGLALLDATGLLEVVLPELAVRPPAARRHAYEVVRRAPRELPLRLAALLHVLPRGGDPAGGAEAAARARQLLVRMRFPGAVAELAAALAAAQGCVLAAPRPAAPRSPAEVRRFVAGVGRERLAPLLALWEADASAARPPARSRRELATLRALRARIARVERTRPPLTSAELALDGRAVMEALGLAPGREVGEALRHLLERALEDPGLNTAEALTSELRTWWARRPGRAAPGAPG